The following coding sequences lie in one Serratia symbiotica genomic window:
- the hscB gene encoding Co-chaperone protein HscB, which produces MNYFILFRLPIFYSISNNLIRSRFQDLQRKFHPDRFYYQLEKERLIALKTTLILNKAYSILKDPLKRAEYILSLFNIDYHHKKNTIFDNIFLHTQIELFDEFDSIKNKKNMENSLIKFNIKLNNIIKQNNIIMIQSLNNKQWEKAYNSLYKLRFLKKLQQKTEKFKEKLLNFN; this is translated from the coding sequence ATGAATTATTTTATTTTATTTAGGCTACCAATTTTTTATTCTATTAGTAATAATCTTATTAGATCTCGTTTTCAAGATCTACAACGAAAGTTTCATCCTGATCGTTTTTATTATCAATTAGAAAAAGAACGATTAATAGCATTAAAAACAACATTAATTTTAAATAAAGCTTATTCAATACTAAAAGATCCATTAAAACGCGCAGAATATATCTTATCTTTATTTAATATTGATTATCATCATAAAAAAAATACTATTTTTGATAATATTTTTTTACATACACAAATAGAATTATTTGATGAATTTGATTCTATTAAAAATAAAAAAAATATGGAAAATTCATTAATTAAATTTAATATTAAATTAAATAATATAATAAAACAAAATAATATAATAATGATCCAAAGTTTAAATAATAAACAATGGGAAAAAGCTTATAATAGTTTATATAAACTACGTTTTTTAAAAAAATTACAACAAAAAACTGAAAAATTTAAAGAAAAATTATTAAATTTTAATTAA
- the hscA gene encoding Chaperone protein HscA (Shortened 3'-end; Shortned HSP70 family HMM; In Escherichia coli, a mutant carrying a truncated version of hscA gene (designated Hsc:2-505) lacking the C-terminal apha-helical ''lid'' region of the substrate binding domain but containing both the N-terminal ATPase domain and the peptide-binding beta-sandwich subdomain, exhibited intrinsic ATPase) has product MTISKINTLNYINNKYQNYLVAGIDLGTTNSLIATVQYGKVKILSDDQGRYLLPSIVYYQKNLKIVGWKAQKKMIMHPTNSISSIKRLIGLSLKDIQKKYPNLPYKFKSSKNNIPLIITDNGSVNAVEVSAEILKILSTRAELALKRQLNGVVITVPAYFNNAQRQSTKDAAYLAGLNLLRLLNEPTAAAIAYGLNAGKEKIIAVYDLGGGTFDISLLHLNKGIFQVLATGGDISLGGDDFDYLLAKWLSNCMNLTDNNNYYIQRKLLNIANSTKIALSNVENVNIKIFDWHGEISRNQFEKIIMKLVKRTLLICYRAIKDAGIHIKEIQEVIMVGGSSRIPLVRKKVGEFFSLHPLININPDTIVATGAAIQADILIGNKPKNDILLLDVTPLSLGLETIGGLVEKIISRNTTIPVIRTKEFTTFKDNQNSMMIHILQGESELMDNCSSLGRFVLYGFPKLPAGKIRISITFQVDTNGILNVTALEKFSGIKNSIKIKPSYDISNK; this is encoded by the coding sequence ATGACCATATCAAAAATTAATACACTTAACTACATTAATAATAAATATCAAAATTACTTAGTAGCTGGTATTGATTTAGGTACAACAAATTCATTAATTGCTACAGTTCAATATGGTAAAGTAAAAATATTATCTGATGATCAAGGACGTTATCTACTTCCATCAATAGTATATTATCAAAAAAACTTAAAAATTGTAGGTTGGAAAGCACAAAAAAAAATGATAATGCATCCAACCAATTCTATTAGTTCTATCAAACGATTAATAGGTCTTTCTTTAAAAGATATACAAAAAAAATATCCAAATTTACCATATAAATTTAAATCTAGCAAAAATAATATACCGTTAATTATTACTGATAATGGATCGGTAAATGCAGTAGAAGTATCAGCGGAAATTTTAAAAATACTATCTACTCGAGCAGAATTAGCATTAAAAAGACAATTAAATGGTGTAGTAATTACTGTACCTGCTTATTTTAATAATGCACAACGTCAAAGTACAAAAGATGCTGCATATTTAGCTGGACTTAATTTATTACGATTATTAAATGAACCAACTGCTGCAGCAATAGCTTATGGATTAAATGCTGGTAAAGAAAAAATTATTGCAGTATATGATTTAGGTGGTGGAACATTTGATATTTCTTTATTACATTTAAATAAAGGAATATTTCAAGTTTTAGCAACTGGAGGTGATATTTCGTTAGGTGGTGATGATTTTGATTATTTATTAGCCAAATGGTTAAGTAATTGTATGAATTTAACTGATAATAATAATTATTATATACAACGAAAACTATTAAATATTGCTAATTCTACAAAAATTGCATTAAGTAATGTAGAAAATGTTAATATTAAAATTTTTGATTGGCATGGTGAAATTTCACGAAATCAATTTGAAAAAATAATTATGAAATTAGTAAAACGTACTTTACTTATTTGTTATAGAGCAATTAAAGATGCTGGAATTCATATTAAAGAAATACAAGAAGTAATAATGGTGGGTGGATCTTCACGTATACCTTTAGTACGAAAAAAAGTAGGAGAATTTTTTAGTCTTCATCCTTTAATTAATATTAATCCTGACACAATTGTGGCTACTGGTGCAGCAATTCAAGCTGATATATTAATAGGAAATAAACCCAAAAATGATATTTTATTATTAGATGTAACTCCATTATCTTTAGGATTAGAAACTATAGGTGGTTTAGTTGAAAAAATAATATCACGTAATACTACAATTCCAGTCATACGTACAAAAGAATTTACTACATTTAAAGATAATCAAAATTCTATGATGATTCATATCTTACAGGGCGAAAGTGAATTAATGGATAACTGTAGCTCTTTAGGACGTTTTGTATTATATGGTTTTCCAAAATTACCAGCTGGTAAAATACGAATCTCTATTACTTTTCAAGTAGATACTAATGGAATTTTAAATGTTACTGCATTAGAAAAATTTAGTGGTATTAAAAATTCTATTAAAATTAAACCTTCATATGATATATCTAATAAATAA
- the fdx gene encoding 2Fe-2S ferredoxin, giving the protein MPKITFLPQKKICPKGAIIKTKLGESILNVAIKNGIKIEHACQKSCACATCHCIIRKGFFSLNKISELEEDMLDKAWGLEPTSRLSCQAKIGNADLIIEIPYYTINYINNN; this is encoded by the coding sequence ATGCCTAAAATTACTTTTTTACCTCAAAAAAAAATATGTCCGAAAGGGGCTATAATCAAAACAAAATTAGGAGAATCTATTCTTAATGTTGCAATAAAAAATGGTATTAAAATTGAACATGCTTGTCAAAAATCTTGTGCTTGCGCTACTTGTCATTGTATTATACGTAAAGGTTTTTTTTCTTTAAATAAAATCTCTGAATTAGAAGAAGATATGCTAGATAAAGCATGGGGATTAGAACCTACTAGTAGATTAAGTTGTCAAGCAAAAATTGGAAATGCAGATTTAATAATTGAAATACCTTATTATACTATTAATTATATAAATAATAATTAA